In Haladaptatus paucihalophilus DX253, the following proteins share a genomic window:
- a CDS encoding PAS domain S-box protein, with amino-acid sequence MNPEHAAREAVDRIGDGGEPFSTREFATELGCRPDAAVTNLEALAERGVVKGKELPSGNRVWWRDGDRERNDDSQFHSLVEEVEEYAIFMLDPDGYIATWNKGAEKIKGYTAEEVIGEHFSKFYTEADAEAGVPEHHREIAAERGRTEYEGYRVRKDGTRFWANVVITALWTDDGELRGFTKVTRDMTERRATKQRLKEERDLIEQALETVPVGIAVVRSDGTFVRANSRVTDRLGIEESKLDRYTVQSWDLYDEDDESIPPDDRPFARVAETGDPVVDFRCQFHLEGEGRRWLSMNVAPIDDGDGIDRLVYAIDDITEQKERTDQLLRERNQTERLLETSPVGIYVQDADGEILLANRRAQELLGLSEEELREKSDDADEWRTLDADGEPLADGESPAARVHATGETVYDEEIAIEKPDGERLWLSISAGPVYGPDGELERVISTGEDITDLKQREHELERRRSELETELSEILGRVSDAFFALDDDWRFTHVNDRAEDILPESGEAVLERRFWDVLPTATETVMWEEFHAAMDTQEPTNFELNDERLGIWIEMNAYPSETGLSVYFHDITDRKERERRLEQFASIVSHDLRNPLSIAQMYLAEAEMNGRESDFEEVKRAHERMERIIRNLLRMAQNKETAIEPNDVPLSSVVERAWNHVKTFDATLSVEDAMPTVLADEDRLRTVFENLFRNAVEHGGEDVAVLVGALSDGFFVEDDGTGIPPDERSEVFDYGHTSGNGTGYGLTIVTECVEDHGWEIDVTESSSGGARFEIRGVTEGSTRTRPR; translated from the coding sequence ATGAACCCCGAGCACGCGGCCCGAGAGGCGGTCGACAGAATCGGGGATGGAGGAGAGCCGTTTTCGACGCGAGAGTTTGCGACGGAACTGGGTTGCAGGCCGGACGCCGCCGTGACGAACCTCGAAGCACTCGCCGAGCGGGGCGTCGTGAAGGGGAAAGAACTCCCGTCCGGAAACCGGGTGTGGTGGCGCGACGGCGACCGCGAACGGAACGACGACTCGCAGTTTCACTCGTTGGTCGAGGAGGTAGAGGAATACGCCATTTTCATGCTCGACCCGGACGGGTACATCGCCACGTGGAACAAGGGTGCGGAGAAGATCAAAGGGTACACCGCCGAGGAAGTCATCGGCGAACACTTCTCGAAGTTCTACACCGAAGCCGACGCGGAGGCGGGTGTCCCGGAGCACCACCGCGAAATCGCGGCCGAACGAGGACGCACCGAGTACGAGGGGTACCGCGTCCGGAAGGACGGCACGCGGTTCTGGGCCAACGTCGTCATCACGGCCCTGTGGACCGACGACGGGGAACTCAGAGGGTTCACCAAGGTCACTCGGGACATGACCGAACGGCGGGCGACGAAACAGCGGCTCAAAGAGGAACGCGATTTAATCGAGCAGGCGCTCGAAACCGTCCCGGTCGGCATCGCCGTCGTCCGGTCGGACGGCACGTTCGTCCGGGCGAACTCCCGCGTCACCGACCGGCTCGGCATCGAGGAGTCGAAGCTGGACCGGTACACGGTGCAGTCGTGGGACCTCTACGACGAGGACGACGAGTCGATTCCCCCCGACGACCGCCCGTTTGCGCGGGTCGCCGAAACCGGCGATCCCGTCGTCGATTTTCGGTGCCAGTTCCACCTCGAAGGGGAAGGTCGTCGGTGGCTCTCTATGAACGTCGCCCCCATCGACGACGGGGACGGAATCGACCGTCTGGTATACGCCATCGACGACATCACCGAACAGAAAGAGCGAACCGACCAACTCCTCCGCGAGCGAAACCAGACCGAACGACTGTTGGAAACGTCGCCGGTCGGCATTTACGTACAGGATGCGGACGGAGAGATACTGCTCGCAAACCGACGAGCGCAGGAACTTCTCGGCCTGTCCGAGGAGGAACTGCGGGAAAAATCGGACGACGCCGACGAGTGGCGGACCCTCGACGCGGACGGGGAACCGCTCGCCGACGGGGAGTCGCCCGCAGCGCGCGTCCACGCGACCGGCGAGACGGTGTACGACGAGGAGATCGCCATCGAAAAACCGGACGGCGAACGCCTGTGGCTGTCCATCAGCGCCGGACCCGTGTACGGGCCCGACGGGGAGCTGGAACGGGTCATCTCCACCGGTGAAGACATCACCGACCTCAAGCAGCGAGAACACGAACTCGAACGCCGACGGAGCGAACTCGAAACCGAGTTGAGCGAGATTCTCGGCCGCGTTTCGGACGCCTTCTTCGCGCTCGACGACGACTGGCGGTTCACGCACGTCAACGACCGTGCGGAGGATATCCTCCCGGAATCCGGCGAAGCGGTGCTCGAACGGCGTTTTTGGGACGTCTTGCCCACCGCCACCGAGACGGTCATGTGGGAGGAGTTTCACGCCGCGATGGACACCCAGGAGCCGACCAACTTCGAACTCAACGACGAACGGCTCGGCATCTGGATCGAGATGAACGCGTACCCGTCGGAAACGGGTCTCTCGGTGTATTTCCACGACATCACCGACCGTAAGGAGCGCGAACGCCGATTGGAGCAGTTCGCAAGCATCGTCTCACACGACCTTCGAAACCCGCTTTCCATCGCGCAGATGTATCTGGCGGAAGCCGAGATGAACGGTCGAGAAAGCGATTTCGAGGAGGTGAAACGCGCACACGAACGGATGGAACGGATCATCCGCAACCTGTTGCGGATGGCACAGAACAAGGAGACGGCCATCGAACCGAACGACGTCCCCCTTTCGAGCGTCGTGGAGCGGGCGTGGAACCACGTCAAAACGTTCGACGCGACGCTCTCGGTCGAGGATGCGATGCCGACCGTGCTGGCCGACGAAGACCGACTCAGAACGGTGTTCGAGAACCTGTTTCGAAACGCGGTCGAACACGGCGGCGAGGACGTTGCGGTGCTCGTCGGGGCGCTCTCCGACGGGTTCTTCGTGGAAGACGACGGGACGGGAATCCCCCCCGACGAACGCTCCGAGGTGTTCGACTACGGGCACACCTCGGGGAACGGAACGGGGTACGGACTCACCATTGTCACCGAGTGCGTAGAAGACCACGGCTGGGAGATAGACGTCACCGAATCGTCGAGCGGCGGTGCGCGGTTCGAAATCCGGGGGGTCACGGAGGGAAGCACGCGGACACGACCGCGGTGA
- a CDS encoding CPBP family intramembrane glutamic endopeptidase: protein MVLSSIKAVFWNATDRRLRLPWRFVVAGIVFVVVSLAAAVSLRPVWVSAFVGFQFASFGRLGSLLFRTSFELVIVGLFTYLVGRFIDRRRFSDFGFHLSRTWWLDFGFGLALGATLMTAIFLTELALGWVRVTGFFRTVSGLSFVTVFLTSVLVFVVVGVSEELLVRGYILTNLAEGFRWFPRVSGEVAVAAATLCSSILFGVAHVFNPNATLTSTVVIVLAGVMLASGYLVTGELAIPIGLHVSWNLFQTSVYGFSVSGLRLPVTVIATEQVGPRVFTGGAFGPEAGLVGVGAIVVGTVAIARWVRSREPPLSLSSSVWTPELR from the coding sequence GTGGTGCTCTCTTCGATAAAAGCCGTCTTCTGGAACGCGACTGACCGGCGGCTTCGACTCCCGTGGCGGTTCGTCGTCGCCGGAATCGTGTTCGTTGTCGTTTCGCTCGCCGCGGCGGTTTCGCTTCGCCCGGTGTGGGTGTCCGCGTTCGTCGGGTTCCAATTCGCGTCGTTCGGGCGTCTCGGAAGCTTGTTGTTTCGAACCTCGTTCGAACTGGTCATCGTCGGTCTCTTCACGTACCTCGTCGGTCGGTTCATCGACCGGCGTCGGTTTTCGGACTTCGGCTTTCACCTGTCGCGGACGTGGTGGCTCGATTTCGGGTTCGGCCTCGCTCTCGGCGCGACGCTCATGACCGCGATATTCCTGACCGAACTCGCATTGGGGTGGGTTCGCGTCACCGGCTTCTTTCGAACGGTGTCCGGCCTGTCGTTCGTCACCGTCTTTCTCACCTCCGTTCTCGTGTTCGTCGTCGTCGGCGTCAGCGAGGAACTGCTGGTGAGAGGCTACATCCTGACGAATCTCGCGGAGGGTTTCCGCTGGTTTCCGCGGGTGTCTGGTGAGGTTGCGGTCGCGGCCGCGACGCTCTGTTCGTCGATTCTGTTCGGCGTCGCACACGTCTTCAACCCGAACGCGACGCTCACGAGTACGGTCGTCATCGTCCTCGCGGGAGTCATGCTCGCGTCGGGTTACCTGGTGACGGGCGAACTGGCGATTCCGATAGGGTTGCACGTCTCGTGGAACCTGTTTCAGACGAGCGTCTACGGTTTTTCCGTCAGCGGGCTTCGCCTCCCCGTGACGGTCATCGCAACCGAACAGGTCGGTCCCCGCGTGTTCACCGGCGGGGCGTTCGGCCCCGAAGCGGGGCTGGTCGGCGTCGGCGCTATCGTCGTCGGAACGGTCGCCATCGCCCGGTGGGTTCGCTCCCGCGAACCGCCGCTCTCGCTGTCGTCGTCCGTGTGGACCCCGGAACTCCGGTAA
- a CDS encoding MFS transporter, with amino-acid sequence MSSDRDTRTVVLSLIAGVFFGGVGGGVAFPTLPRLGTLLGFSALTVGIILAINRFTRMLLNTPAGTILDRFGTRRPMLVGFTLQGLAPFGYVLGLTDAWTNGLAEAVPVTATVVSATTFAGSRVLWGIGSAFVFVGAFSTVTKVTTPENRGKWTGYLRGGQSLGFPAGLVVGGLVANLYGFTPAFLVAGFAGLFAALVAFFVLPDLNPTVETDTGLREIPGIVASDVRILSVGLVNFVVRFLFAGVLLSTVVEYAAVVGIRIGFLDATGISGVVMAVSVLFSSGTTLLAGPASDRVSNRAFVSIPSLGFLAVGFGLLALVPSLVGTFVGVAAIGIGVEGVNIPLLAYLGDISPENDVGKLGGVYNVFGDFGSTVGPLVALPFAVRFSYTTEYLGCVLLVILTGVLAALTLLGEDDHERPIVVPSDD; translated from the coding sequence GTGAGTAGCGACCGCGACACCCGGACCGTCGTCCTCAGCCTCATCGCGGGCGTCTTCTTCGGCGGCGTCGGCGGCGGCGTCGCATTTCCGACGCTCCCCCGTCTCGGAACCCTGCTCGGGTTCTCGGCGCTGACGGTCGGAATTATCCTCGCCATCAACCGCTTCACCCGGATGCTGTTGAACACGCCCGCGGGGACGATTCTCGACCGGTTCGGAACGCGGCGGCCGATGCTCGTCGGCTTCACGCTCCAAGGGCTCGCGCCGTTCGGCTACGTGCTCGGACTGACGGACGCGTGGACGAACGGACTCGCGGAAGCCGTCCCCGTGACGGCGACCGTCGTGAGCGCCACGACGTTCGCCGGGTCGCGCGTGCTGTGGGGAATCGGGTCTGCGTTCGTGTTCGTCGGCGCGTTCAGCACGGTAACGAAAGTGACGACGCCCGAGAACCGAGGCAAGTGGACGGGGTACTTGCGCGGCGGCCAGAGTCTCGGTTTCCCCGCCGGACTGGTCGTCGGCGGACTCGTGGCCAACCTCTACGGCTTCACCCCGGCGTTTCTCGTGGCCGGGTTCGCGGGGTTGTTCGCGGCGCTCGTCGCGTTCTTCGTCCTGCCGGATTTGAACCCGACCGTCGAGACCGACACCGGACTCCGGGAGATTCCGGGTATCGTCGCCTCGGACGTTCGCATCCTCTCCGTCGGCCTCGTGAACTTCGTCGTTCGGTTCCTCTTCGCGGGAGTGCTCCTCTCGACGGTCGTGGAGTACGCGGCCGTCGTCGGCATCCGCATCGGCTTCCTCGACGCGACGGGCATCAGCGGCGTCGTCATGGCCGTCAGCGTGCTGTTTTCCAGCGGGACGACGCTACTGGCGGGACCGGCGTCCGACCGCGTTTCGAACCGCGCGTTCGTCTCGATTCCGTCGCTCGGCTTTCTCGCCGTCGGCTTCGGCCTCCTCGCGCTGGTTCCCTCGCTCGTGGGAACGTTCGTCGGCGTGGCGGCCATCGGAATCGGCGTCGAGGGCGTGAACATCCCGCTCCTCGCGTACCTCGGCGACATCAGCCCGGAAAACGACGTGGGAAAACTCGGCGGCGTGTACAACGTCTTCGGCGACTTCGGCTCCACGGTCGGCCCTCTCGTCGCCCTCCCGTTCGCGGTACGGTTCAGCTACACGACGGAGTATCTGGGTTGCGTGCTGTTAGTGATTCTGACGGGGGTTCTCGCCGCGCTCACGTTGCTCGGCGAGGACGACCACGAACGGCCCATCGTCGTTCCGAGCGACGACTGA
- a CDS encoding helix-turn-helix domain-containing protein: protein MVSGIHVQLAVSDADGCPVSSISEEFEIESLSVAQHATRTATEVVGELTVDRSDDAGTEPEAAEEVFVDETKSVYRYTHDNECPCQRVPSHGCPVRTLRADSGRLIVSFIAPDLETLRGVVTDLRSCCEGVTVNRLTRSAATDERSLLFVDRTAFTDRQYEALETAHEMGYFDSPKGTTAEEVATEIGISVATFLEHLSVAQTKLLDQILST from the coding sequence ATGGTCTCCGGAATCCACGTCCAACTCGCGGTGAGCGACGCGGACGGGTGTCCCGTTTCGTCGATCAGCGAGGAGTTCGAAATCGAATCCCTCAGCGTGGCCCAACACGCTACCCGAACGGCGACCGAAGTCGTCGGGGAGCTAACGGTGGACCGGTCCGACGATGCCGGAACGGAACCGGAGGCGGCCGAGGAGGTCTTCGTCGACGAGACGAAATCGGTGTACCGGTACACGCACGACAACGAGTGTCCGTGCCAGCGCGTGCCGAGTCACGGGTGTCCCGTCCGCACCCTCAGGGCCGACTCCGGCCGACTCATCGTCTCGTTCATCGCGCCCGACCTCGAAACGCTCCGGGGCGTCGTCACCGACTTGCGGTCGTGTTGCGAGGGCGTCACGGTGAACCGACTCACGCGCTCGGCGGCCACCGACGAGCGGTCGTTGCTGTTCGTGGACCGCACGGCGTTCACCGACCGCCAGTACGAGGCGCTGGAGACGGCCCACGAGATGGGATATTTCGACTCGCCGAAGGGCACGACCGCCGAGGAAGTCGCCACCGAAATCGGAATCTCCGTGGCGACGTTCCTCGAACACCTTTCGGTCGCACAGACGAAACTGCTCGACCAGATTCTCTCGACGTGA
- a CDS encoding amidohydrolase family protein: MAVSGTIDAHVHLMPPRLMAAIRKSLSAEAGWTFDHPTEREAMEAELRAAGIDRYIALPYAHKPDMAAELNGWVLAAAEDSAMAVPFATVHGDDDVAAVVRAAFEAGAGGLKFQCPVQECGPADPRLDPAFELAAEYDRSIVFHAGTAPMFESSPHVGADQFEQFVESYPEVRACAAHMGTFEADAFMEFAREHEQVFLDTTMALSPRSADVLGFDPSEIGDDQLAELSESVMFGTDFPNVPYPYEAERRGLIERELSEAVYADVFRRTAERFLGER, from the coding sequence ATGGCCGTTTCGGGAACCATCGACGCACACGTCCACCTGATGCCGCCGCGACTGATGGCGGCGATTCGGAAATCGCTGTCGGCGGAGGCGGGGTGGACCTTCGACCACCCGACCGAGCGCGAGGCGATGGAGGCCGAGTTGCGTGCGGCGGGTATCGACCGATACATCGCGCTTCCCTACGCGCACAAACCGGACATGGCGGCGGAGTTGAACGGGTGGGTGTTGGCCGCAGCCGAGGACTCGGCGATGGCGGTTCCGTTCGCCACGGTGCACGGCGACGACGACGTTGCGGCGGTCGTGCGGGCGGCGTTCGAGGCGGGCGCGGGGGGGTTGAAGTTCCAGTGTCCGGTACAGGAGTGCGGTCCGGCCGACCCGCGACTCGACCCGGCGTTCGAGTTGGCCGCCGAGTACGACCGCTCCATCGTGTTTCACGCGGGAACCGCCCCGATGTTCGAATCGAGTCCCCACGTCGGGGCGGACCAGTTCGAGCAGTTCGTCGAATCGTACCCCGAGGTGCGCGCCTGTGCGGCCCACATGGGGACGTTCGAGGCGGACGCGTTCATGGAGTTCGCGCGGGAGCACGAGCAGGTGTTTTTGGACACGACGATGGCGCTCTCGCCGCGTTCGGCGGACGTGTTGGGGTTCGACCCGTCGGAAATCGGGGACGACCAGTTGGCCGAACTCTCCGAATCGGTCATGTTCGGGACGGACTTTCCGAACGTCCCCTACCCCTACGAAGCGGAGCGACGAGGGTTGATAGAGCGCGAGTTATCGGAAGCCGTGTACGCGGACGTCTTCCGTCGAACCGCGGAGCGGTTTTTGGGCGAGCGATAG
- a CDS encoding phenylacetate--CoA ligase family protein codes for MKNASEAEIRERQQRRLQELLHFVLRNSRFYKRLYDDIDRPITTLDSLPPVTKSQLMEHFDSVVTDTAVELDDVADFTGATATLGERFLGRYPVWMTSGTTGEPGIFLQDDWSKTATDAVRVRWALSALFDLQTIKRLIRHKGKIAEIAVGGGHFAGASGVEIFRKEHRRLQDRIRLVSPDQPLSEVIAELNEYQPAVLIGYATVLLELERKQRSGQLKLSPAYIAPTGEPITSEEKDRLRTTFGASVREIYGATEFYGIGVECERGNVHVNTDWVILEPVDADYQPVDPGEPSETVLVTNLANRIQPLVRYDLGDSVTMYEERCPCGSAFPVIEVEGRQGEVLHFETDEGKEIPIFPLALTSVVEETPGVRRSQIVKTGSKRLRIRLEFEEKFDEESVWKTVENELSDFFATQGVGDISIEQATEAPARDSQSGKFRHVWSEA; via the coding sequence ATGAAGAACGCTTCGGAGGCCGAGATACGGGAGCGCCAACAGCGGCGGCTCCAAGAACTGCTCCATTTCGTGCTCCGAAACTCTCGGTTTTACAAGCGACTATACGACGATATCGACCGGCCGATTACGACTCTGGACTCACTCCCACCAGTTACCAAGTCCCAGTTGATGGAACACTTCGATTCAGTCGTCACAGACACAGCAGTGGAGCTCGATGACGTTGCGGATTTCACCGGAGCTACAGCGACTCTCGGCGAGCGCTTTCTGGGGCGGTACCCAGTTTGGATGACCTCTGGGACAACCGGTGAACCGGGCATCTTTCTTCAGGATGACTGGTCAAAGACTGCTACAGATGCTGTCAGGGTTAGATGGGCTCTATCGGCTCTGTTCGATTTGCAGACGATTAAGCGACTGATTCGTCACAAGGGGAAGATTGCCGAGATCGCCGTCGGAGGCGGACACTTTGCTGGGGCCTCAGGCGTCGAAATATTTCGGAAGGAACACCGACGTCTCCAAGACAGGATACGCCTAGTCTCTCCAGACCAGCCCCTCTCGGAGGTTATCGCAGAACTCAACGAATACCAGCCAGCGGTCCTGATTGGATACGCAACTGTCCTCTTGGAGCTCGAACGAAAGCAACGGTCGGGCCAACTGAAGTTGAGCCCCGCCTACATCGCTCCGACTGGTGAACCGATCACTTCCGAAGAGAAAGACCGACTTCGAACGACCTTCGGAGCCAGTGTCAGAGAGATCTATGGTGCCACAGAGTTCTACGGAATCGGAGTCGAGTGCGAGCGCGGGAACGTCCACGTAAATACGGATTGGGTCATCTTGGAGCCTGTCGACGCCGATTATCAACCCGTCGACCCTGGTGAACCGTCCGAAACTGTTCTCGTGACGAACCTGGCAAATCGCATCCAGCCCCTCGTCAGATACGATCTCGGGGATAGCGTCACGATGTACGAGGAACGCTGTCCCTGCGGAAGTGCATTCCCAGTGATCGAAGTTGAAGGCCGGCAAGGCGAAGTCCTGCACTTCGAAACGGACGAGGGGAAGGAGATTCCGATCTTCCCACTCGCACTCACAAGCGTTGTGGAGGAAACCCCCGGCGTCCGTCGTTCCCAGATCGTGAAGACTGGCAGTAAGAGACTACGTATCCGACTCGAGTTCGAGGAGAAGTTCGATGAAGAGTCAGTATGGAAGACAGTCGAGAATGAGTTGTCCGACTTTTTCGCCACTCAGGGAGTCGGCGATATTTCCATAGAACAGGCCACAGAAGCACCTGCACGCGATTCACAGAGTGGCAAGTTCCGACACGTCTGGTCGGAAGCTTGA
- a CDS encoding DUF7551 domain-containing protein: protein MVGNTLHDIRRHVESLATDGGTYRIVCGRTGTSPVPIAGQRFESRDTAQTALRFAEQYRAALRRYDPHLPYHDLIVCETPRGSDAARDATPPFQRPTLQRSARSVGGDSVTDHQPLIDFCHDVTGALFETLATEGFAAVERAVMDVYLDAAESISDRDEFCLILLESMVEELTDRLSADEQARVLASAAARLPPTVDDGATIETVLEYLVSVSIVSDYRLTSMDDAVSPRAWLVRLSEYALQGDERYLPTLPLAIELRRIYPESVSIEWARSVDADDWELCLSVRSPTESDGTGLLRAAVRDS, encoded by the coding sequence ATGGTAGGAAACACCCTCCACGACATTCGTCGGCACGTCGAATCGCTCGCGACCGACGGCGGAACGTACCGCATCGTCTGCGGTCGAACCGGGACGAGTCCGGTCCCCATTGCGGGACAACGGTTCGAGAGCAGGGACACCGCACAGACCGCGCTCCGTTTCGCCGAACAATATCGGGCGGCGCTCCGACGCTACGACCCGCACCTTCCCTATCACGACCTCATCGTATGCGAGACGCCGAGGGGTTCCGACGCGGCGAGGGACGCCACACCGCCGTTCCAGCGACCCACCCTCCAACGTTCCGCCCGTTCCGTCGGCGGTGATTCGGTCACGGACCACCAACCCCTCATCGACTTCTGTCACGACGTCACCGGTGCGCTCTTCGAGACGCTCGCAACGGAGGGGTTCGCCGCCGTCGAGCGAGCGGTGATGGACGTGTATCTGGACGCCGCGGAGTCGATTTCGGACCGCGACGAGTTCTGTCTCATCCTGCTCGAAAGCATGGTCGAGGAGTTGACCGACCGGCTTTCCGCCGACGAACAGGCCCGCGTGCTGGCGTCGGCAGCGGCCCGATTGCCGCCGACGGTCGATGACGGGGCGACGATAGAAACAGTGCTGGAGTACCTCGTTTCGGTGTCCATCGTCTCGGACTACCGACTCACCTCGATGGACGACGCGGTGTCCCCGCGAGCGTGGCTCGTCAGGCTCTCCGAGTACGCCCTACAGGGGGACGAACGGTACCTCCCGACTCTCCCGCTCGCCATCGAACTCCGCCGAATCTACCCCGAATCGGTGTCGATAGAGTGGGCTCGGTCGGTCGATGCCGACGACTGGGAGTTGTGTCTGTCGGTGCGCTCCCCGACGGAATCCGACGGGACCGGACTCCTCCGTGCGGCGGTGCGCGATAGCTGA
- a CDS encoding group I truncated hemoglobin produces the protein MSQSVYHEIGGQSAVEAVVTDFYDRVLSDEQLIPYFEGMDMAELRAHQIQFISSVAGGPVEYTGDDMREAHAHLDLDESDFDAVGEYLETALRTNGVDDENVEAIMSEVVALKDPILNR, from the coding sequence ATGTCTCAATCAGTTTATCACGAAATCGGCGGACAAAGCGCGGTCGAAGCGGTCGTCACGGATTTCTACGACCGAGTGCTGTCCGACGAGCAGTTGATTCCGTACTTCGAGGGGATGGACATGGCGGAACTGCGCGCCCACCAGATTCAGTTCATCAGTTCGGTGGCCGGTGGTCCGGTCGAGTACACGGGTGACGACATGCGCGAAGCGCACGCGCACCTCGACCTCGACGAATCCGATTTCGATGCCGTCGGCGAATACCTCGAAACCGCGCTCCGAACGAACGGCGTGGACGACGAGAACGTCGAAGCCATCATGAGCGAAGTCGTCGCGCTCAAGGACCCGATTCTCAACCGATAA
- a CDS encoding class I adenylate-forming enzyme family protein, with product MKKEMTTMDFLDRAVDLYDDVVGVIADDGTEYTYAEFNERVNSLANVLADRGIGQGDRVAMLASNTHYFLEALYATNHLGAVYVPMNYRLVPENYEYILNDCEASVVIADYDFAEKVEAVRDSVPAETFIGYEADEIDGDWEDYMTLVDEASADPPERADLSEDDDASINYTSGTTGDPKGVVRTHRTEHWHALVLNQHMEIRDDDTYLWTLPMFHCNGWGHTYAITGTGGTHVCLRKFTPERTLGKIRNHDVSFMCGAPTVLNRVIAYKENNPDVETTGDRELRIATAGSAPATATIETVEDDISWRIIHIYGLTETAPIITTSNSPRRLATRGRSLKVKQGSEVLGTDVRVVHDDGTDVPADGQTMGEVVVRGNQVMDRYLNKPEATEEAFNDRISGYFHTGDLATIDEDGMISIQDRKKDIIISGGENVSSIEVEDVLYDHPEIAKAAVIPTPSDEWGELVTAVVVPKPGVELSDADVEDFCRDRMAGYKIPRKILVQEDLPETATGKVQKYQLRKEFWEDEDRLIGQG from the coding sequence ATGAAGAAGGAAATGACGACGATGGATTTCCTCGACCGCGCCGTCGATCTCTACGACGACGTGGTGGGAGTCATTGCGGATGACGGCACGGAATATACGTACGCGGAGTTCAACGAGCGAGTCAACAGTCTGGCGAACGTGTTGGCCGACCGCGGCATCGGACAGGGCGACCGGGTGGCGATGCTCGCATCGAACACGCACTACTTCCTCGAAGCGCTGTACGCGACCAACCATCTGGGCGCGGTGTACGTCCCGATGAACTACCGCCTCGTTCCGGAGAACTACGAATACATCCTGAACGACTGCGAGGCGTCGGTCGTCATCGCGGACTACGACTTCGCCGAGAAGGTGGAGGCGGTCCGCGATTCTGTTCCGGCGGAGACGTTCATCGGCTACGAGGCCGACGAAATCGACGGCGACTGGGAGGACTACATGACTCTCGTGGACGAGGCATCGGCCGACCCGCCGGAGCGCGCCGACCTCTCGGAGGACGACGACGCCAGCATCAACTACACGTCGGGGACGACCGGGGACCCGAAGGGCGTCGTACGCACCCACCGAACCGAACACTGGCACGCGCTCGTGCTCAACCAACACATGGAGATTCGGGACGACGACACCTACCTCTGGACGCTCCCGATGTTCCACTGCAACGGGTGGGGGCACACCTACGCCATCACCGGGACCGGCGGTACGCACGTCTGTCTCCGGAAGTTCACGCCGGAACGAACGCTCGGGAAGATTCGGAACCACGACGTGTCGTTCATGTGCGGCGCGCCGACGGTCCTCAACCGCGTCATCGCCTATAAAGAGAACAACCCGGACGTGGAGACGACGGGCGACCGCGAGTTGCGCATCGCCACCGCCGGAAGCGCGCCCGCGACGGCGACCATCGAGACCGTCGAGGACGACATCAGCTGGCGCATCATCCACATCTACGGCCTGACCGAAACCGCACCCATCATCACGACCTCGAACTCGCCGCGCCGCCTCGCCACGCGCGGTCGGTCACTCAAGGTCAAACAGGGGAGCGAAGTGCTCGGCACCGATGTTCGCGTCGTCCACGACGACGGAACGGACGTTCCCGCCGACGGGCAAACGATGGGCGAAGTCGTCGTCCGCGGCAATCAGGTGATGGACCGCTACCTCAACAAGCCGGAGGCGACCGAGGAGGCGTTCAACGACCGCATCTCGGGCTACTTCCACACCGGCGACCTCGCTACCATCGACGAGGACGGGATGATATCCATCCAGGACCGCAAGAAGGACATCATCATCTCGGGCGGGGAGAACGTCTCGTCCATCGAGGTCGAAGACGTGCTCTACGACCACCCCGAAATCGCCAAAGCGGCCGTCATCCCTACGCCGAGCGACGAGTGGGGTGAATTGGTGACCGCCGTCGTCGTCCCGAAACCCGGCGTCGAGCTATCCGATGCGGACGTGGAGGATTTCTGCCGCGACCGGATGGCGGGCTACAAGATTCCGCGCAAGATTCTGGTGCAGGAAGACCTACCGGAGACTGCGACGGGCAAGGTCCAGAAGTACCAACTGCGCAAGGAATTCTGGGAAGACGAGGATCGGCTCATCGGACAAGGGTGA